In Sphaeramia orbicularis chromosome 1, fSphaOr1.1, whole genome shotgun sequence, a genomic segment contains:
- the pkd2 gene encoding polycystin-2 isoform X2, whose amino-acid sequence MSSSRVKPQQLPQSQTGRVPNRLDSSEGIEMENIQHQDLGLGGVIGTPSPPSRQAWSRDNPGFEPEDEIMEADWPPASPGRRSVSTASSSSCSSGLGSYTGGGSSTHIPRGGVYPTPTVDAQQQDRHEHRSCMKQILHNLRILWGTELMEDSDSSRERYLRNVLREMLTYVAFLITLCILTYGMVSSNMYYYTKVMSQLFLDTPLSVGDPLTFRSLSTMEDFWKFTEGPFLNGMYWEVWYNNKSLQENQSLIYYENLLLGVPRLRQVKVHNESCSVHEDLRVEVQDCYNMYTPSNEDTAPFGPKNGTAWVYTSESEMSGSSHWGQVSTYGGGGYYQDLSRTKEESAVQLQFLKDHLWLDRGTRAVFLDFSVYNGNINLFCIARLLVEFPATGGVVTSWQFQTVRLIRYMSSWDYFVGVCEVAFCLFILYYVVEEVLEIRIHRLHYFKSLWNCLDVLIVVLSAVAIIMNITRTAMVGNRLKDLLENHTAHPSFESLANLQVQFNTVAAVIVFLSWVKLFKFINFNKTMSQLSSTMSRCAKDLVGFAIMFFIIFLAYAQLAYLVFGTQVNDFSTFQASIFTQFRIILGDFEFSEIEEANPVLGPIYFTTFVFFIFFILMNMFLAIINDTYSEVKADMSQHRSEMEMTDLIKKGCNKALMKLRLKKTAVDDISDSLRQAGGKLNFDELRQDLKGKGHTDAEIQAIFAKYDHDGDQELTEHEHQQMRDDLEKERDLELERNSLTRPSSGRSFPRTQDDSEEDDDEDSGHSSRRRGSSSGGVSYEEFQVLVRRVDRMEHSIGSIVSKIDAVIVKLETMERAKLKRRDVLGRLLDGVMEDERQGRDTDAHREQMERLVREELERWESDDMVSQVSHPQLATPVGPRPRPSSSLSTDGVDNSTNGSSHV is encoded by the exons ATGAGTTCATCCCGAGTCAAACCGCAGCAGCTACCGCAGAGTCAGACTGGCAGGGTGCCGAATAGACTGGACTCCAGCGAAGGCATAGAGATGGAGAACATCCAGCATCAAGACCTGGGGCTCGGAGGAGTCATAGGCACTCCGTCACCTCCGTCCAGACAGGCCTGGAGTCGGGATAACCCGGGGTTTGAGCCCGAGGATGAGATTATGGAAGCGGACTGGCCTCCGGCGAGTCCCGGGAGAAGGTCTGTGTCCACGGCCtccagcagcagctgcagcagcggCCTGGGCAGCTACACGGGCGGGGGCAGCAGCACCCACATCCCCCGAGGAGGAGTGTACCCGACCCCCACTGTGGATGCCCAGCAGCAAGACAGACACGAACACCGCAGCTGTATGAAGCAGATACTCCACAACCTCAGAA TTCTGTGGGGCACAGAGCTCATGGAGGACAGTGACAGCAGTCGAGAGAGGTACCTCAGGAACGTCCTAAGGGAGATGCTCACATATGTTGCTTTTCTCATCACTCTTTGTATCT TGACCTATGGGATGGTGAGCTCCAATATGTACTACTACACCAAAGTCATGTCTCAGCTTTTCCTGGACACACCGCTGTCTGTAGGAGACCCTCTCACTTTTAGGAGCCTGTCAACCATGGAGGATTTCTGGAAG TTCACAGAAGGACCTTTCCTTAATGGCATGTACTGGGAGGTGTGGTACAACAACAAGAGCCTGCAAGAAAACCAGAGCCTCATCTACTATGAGAACCTTCTCCTTGGCGTTCCACGACTTCGGCAGGTCAAAGTCCACAATGAGTCCTGCTCGGTCCACGAAGATCTTAGAGTTGAGGTTCAGGACTGCTACAACATGTACACTCCTAGTAATGAAGACACTGCCCCATTTGGCCCCAAGAATGGAACCGC ATGGGTCTAcacatcagaaagtgagatgagtGGTAGCAGTCATTGGGGTCAGGTATCAACATACGGAGGAGGAGGATACTACCAGGACTTGTCTCGCACAAAAGAGGAGTCGGCGGTCCAGCTGCAGTTTCTCAAAGACCACCTGTGGCTGGACAGAGGCACCAGAGCGGTTTTCCTCGACTTCTCTGTCTACAATGGAAACATCAATCTCTTCTGCATCGCCAG GTTGTTGGTAGAGTTTCCTGCTACCGGCGGAGTAGTGACCTCCTGGCAGTTCCAGACCGTCCGCCTGATTCGATACATGTCCAGCTGGGACTACTTTGTGGGAGTGTGTGAGGTGGCGTTCTGCCTGTTCATCCTCTACTACGTGGTGGAGGAGGTGCTGGAGATCCGCATTCACCGTTTGCATTACTTCAAGAGTCTGTGGAACTGCCTCGATGTCCTCATTGTTGTG TTGAGTGCTGTTGCTATTATCATGAACATCACCAGGACAGCCATGGTTGGAAACCGCCTCAAAGACCTGTTGGAGAACCACACAGCACACCCCAGCTTTGAGTCTTTGGCTAACCTGCAGGTCCAGTTTAACACTGTGGCTGCAGTCATTGTCTTTTTGTCTTGGGTCAAG CTTTTTAAGTTCATCAACTTCAACAAGACCATGAGTCAGCTGTCAAGCACTATGTCTCGCTGCGCCAAAGACCTCGTGGGTTTTGCCATCATGTTCTTCATCATCTTCCTGGCTTATGCTCAGCTCGCCTACTTGGTGTTTGGAACCCAAGTTAACGATTTCAGCACATTCCAAGCCAGCAT TTTTACTCAGTTCCGTATCATCTTGGGAGACTTTGAGTTTTCAGAGATAGAAGAGGCCAACCCGGTCCTGGGACCCATCTACTTCACAACCTTtgtcttcttcattttcttcattctaATG AACATGTTCTTGGCCATCATCAATGACACATACTCTGAGGTGAAGGCTGACATGTCCCAGCACAGGTCTGAGATGGAGATGACGGACCTCATAAAGAAG GGTTGTAACAAAGCCCTGATGAAGCTGAGACTGAAAAAGACAGCAGTAGATGACATCTCCGACAGTCTGCGTCAGGCTGGGGGCAAACTGAACTTTGACGAACTCCGACAGGATCTCAAAGG GAAGGGCCACACAGATGCAGAGATTCAGGCCATATTTGCTAAGTATGACCATGACGGTGATCAGGAGTTGACAGAGCACGAACACCAGCAGATGAGAGATGACCTGGAGAAAGAAAGA GACTTGGAACTGGAACGCAATTCACTGACTAGACCCAGCAGTGGGCGAAGCTTCCCTCGCACACAGGACGACTCGGAGGAGGACGACGACGAGGACAGCGGCCACAGCTCGCGTCGCCGTGGCAGCAGCTCAGGGGGTGTTTCCTATGAGGAGTTTCAAGT GCTGGTGAGACGCGTGGACAGGATGGAGCACTCTATTGGCAGCATAGTGTCCAAGATAGACGCTGTGATTGTGAAGCTGGAAACCATGGAGAGGGCTAAACTCAAAAGGAGAGATGTGCTAGGCAGACTGCTGGATGGAGTTATGGAG GATGAGCGTCAGGGTCGGGACACGGACGCCCACAGGGAGCAGATGGAGAGGCTGGTGAGGGAGGAACTGGAACGCTGGGAGTCCGATGACATGGTCTCGCAGGTCAGCCACCCACAGTTGGCCACTCCCGTCGGCCCCCGGCCCCGTCCGTCCTCCTCTCTGTCCACTGACGGCGTCGACAACAGCACAAATGGGAGCAGCCATGTGTGA
- the pkd2 gene encoding polycystin-2 isoform X1, whose product MSSSRVKPQQLPQSQTGRVPNRLDSSEGIEMENIQHQDLGLGGVIGTPSPPSRQAWSRDNPGFEPEDEIMEADWPPASPGRRSVSTASSSSCSSGLGSYTGGGSSTHIPRGGVYPTPTVDAQQQDRHEHRSCMKQILHNLRILWGTELMEDSDSSRERYLRNVLREMLTYVAFLITLCILTYGMVSSNMYYYTKVMSQLFLDTPLSVGDPLTFRSLSTMEDFWKFTEGPFLNGMYWEVWYNNKSLQENQSLIYYENLLLGVPRLRQVKVHNESCSVHEDLRVEVQDCYNMYTPSNEDTAPFGPKNGTAWVYTSESEMSGSSHWGQVSTYGGGGYYQDLSRTKEESAVQLQFLKDHLWLDRGTRAVFLDFSVYNGNINLFCIARLLVEFPATGGVVTSWQFQTVRLIRYMSSWDYFVGVCEVAFCLFILYYVVEEVLEIRIHRLHYFKSLWNCLDVLIVVLSAVAIIMNITRTAMVGNRLKDLLENHTAHPSFESLANLQVQFNTVAAVIVFLSWVKLFKFINFNKTMSQLSSTMSRCAKDLVGFAIMFFIIFLAYAQLAYLVFGTQVNDFSTFQASIFTQFRIILGDFEFSEIEEANPVLGPIYFTTFVFFIFFILMNMFLAIINDTYSEVKADMSQHRSEMEMTDLIKKGCNKALMKLRLKKTAVDDISDSLRQAGGKLNFDELRQDLKGKGHTDAEIQAIFAKYDHDGDQELTEHEHQQMRDDLEKEREDLELERNSLTRPSSGRSFPRTQDDSEEDDDEDSGHSSRRRGSSSGGVSYEEFQVLVRRVDRMEHSIGSIVSKIDAVIVKLETMERAKLKRRDVLGRLLDGVMEDERQGRDTDAHREQMERLVREELERWESDDMVSQVSHPQLATPVGPRPRPSSSLSTDGVDNSTNGSSHV is encoded by the exons ATGAGTTCATCCCGAGTCAAACCGCAGCAGCTACCGCAGAGTCAGACTGGCAGGGTGCCGAATAGACTGGACTCCAGCGAAGGCATAGAGATGGAGAACATCCAGCATCAAGACCTGGGGCTCGGAGGAGTCATAGGCACTCCGTCACCTCCGTCCAGACAGGCCTGGAGTCGGGATAACCCGGGGTTTGAGCCCGAGGATGAGATTATGGAAGCGGACTGGCCTCCGGCGAGTCCCGGGAGAAGGTCTGTGTCCACGGCCtccagcagcagctgcagcagcggCCTGGGCAGCTACACGGGCGGGGGCAGCAGCACCCACATCCCCCGAGGAGGAGTGTACCCGACCCCCACTGTGGATGCCCAGCAGCAAGACAGACACGAACACCGCAGCTGTATGAAGCAGATACTCCACAACCTCAGAA TTCTGTGGGGCACAGAGCTCATGGAGGACAGTGACAGCAGTCGAGAGAGGTACCTCAGGAACGTCCTAAGGGAGATGCTCACATATGTTGCTTTTCTCATCACTCTTTGTATCT TGACCTATGGGATGGTGAGCTCCAATATGTACTACTACACCAAAGTCATGTCTCAGCTTTTCCTGGACACACCGCTGTCTGTAGGAGACCCTCTCACTTTTAGGAGCCTGTCAACCATGGAGGATTTCTGGAAG TTCACAGAAGGACCTTTCCTTAATGGCATGTACTGGGAGGTGTGGTACAACAACAAGAGCCTGCAAGAAAACCAGAGCCTCATCTACTATGAGAACCTTCTCCTTGGCGTTCCACGACTTCGGCAGGTCAAAGTCCACAATGAGTCCTGCTCGGTCCACGAAGATCTTAGAGTTGAGGTTCAGGACTGCTACAACATGTACACTCCTAGTAATGAAGACACTGCCCCATTTGGCCCCAAGAATGGAACCGC ATGGGTCTAcacatcagaaagtgagatgagtGGTAGCAGTCATTGGGGTCAGGTATCAACATACGGAGGAGGAGGATACTACCAGGACTTGTCTCGCACAAAAGAGGAGTCGGCGGTCCAGCTGCAGTTTCTCAAAGACCACCTGTGGCTGGACAGAGGCACCAGAGCGGTTTTCCTCGACTTCTCTGTCTACAATGGAAACATCAATCTCTTCTGCATCGCCAG GTTGTTGGTAGAGTTTCCTGCTACCGGCGGAGTAGTGACCTCCTGGCAGTTCCAGACCGTCCGCCTGATTCGATACATGTCCAGCTGGGACTACTTTGTGGGAGTGTGTGAGGTGGCGTTCTGCCTGTTCATCCTCTACTACGTGGTGGAGGAGGTGCTGGAGATCCGCATTCACCGTTTGCATTACTTCAAGAGTCTGTGGAACTGCCTCGATGTCCTCATTGTTGTG TTGAGTGCTGTTGCTATTATCATGAACATCACCAGGACAGCCATGGTTGGAAACCGCCTCAAAGACCTGTTGGAGAACCACACAGCACACCCCAGCTTTGAGTCTTTGGCTAACCTGCAGGTCCAGTTTAACACTGTGGCTGCAGTCATTGTCTTTTTGTCTTGGGTCAAG CTTTTTAAGTTCATCAACTTCAACAAGACCATGAGTCAGCTGTCAAGCACTATGTCTCGCTGCGCCAAAGACCTCGTGGGTTTTGCCATCATGTTCTTCATCATCTTCCTGGCTTATGCTCAGCTCGCCTACTTGGTGTTTGGAACCCAAGTTAACGATTTCAGCACATTCCAAGCCAGCAT TTTTACTCAGTTCCGTATCATCTTGGGAGACTTTGAGTTTTCAGAGATAGAAGAGGCCAACCCGGTCCTGGGACCCATCTACTTCACAACCTTtgtcttcttcattttcttcattctaATG AACATGTTCTTGGCCATCATCAATGACACATACTCTGAGGTGAAGGCTGACATGTCCCAGCACAGGTCTGAGATGGAGATGACGGACCTCATAAAGAAG GGTTGTAACAAAGCCCTGATGAAGCTGAGACTGAAAAAGACAGCAGTAGATGACATCTCCGACAGTCTGCGTCAGGCTGGGGGCAAACTGAACTTTGACGAACTCCGACAGGATCTCAAAGG GAAGGGCCACACAGATGCAGAGATTCAGGCCATATTTGCTAAGTATGACCATGACGGTGATCAGGAGTTGACAGAGCACGAACACCAGCAGATGAGAGATGACCTGGAGAAAGAAAGA GAGGACTTGGAACTGGAACGCAATTCACTGACTAGACCCAGCAGTGGGCGAAGCTTCCCTCGCACACAGGACGACTCGGAGGAGGACGACGACGAGGACAGCGGCCACAGCTCGCGTCGCCGTGGCAGCAGCTCAGGGGGTGTTTCCTATGAGGAGTTTCAAGT GCTGGTGAGACGCGTGGACAGGATGGAGCACTCTATTGGCAGCATAGTGTCCAAGATAGACGCTGTGATTGTGAAGCTGGAAACCATGGAGAGGGCTAAACTCAAAAGGAGAGATGTGCTAGGCAGACTGCTGGATGGAGTTATGGAG GATGAGCGTCAGGGTCGGGACACGGACGCCCACAGGGAGCAGATGGAGAGGCTGGTGAGGGAGGAACTGGAACGCTGGGAGTCCGATGACATGGTCTCGCAGGTCAGCCACCCACAGTTGGCCACTCCCGTCGGCCCCCGGCCCCGTCCGTCCTCCTCTCTGTCCACTGACGGCGTCGACAACAGCACAAATGGGAGCAGCCATGTGTGA